The Candidatus Binatus sp. DNA segment TGAGGGTCTCGAGCGCGACGCGTGAGTTGGGATCTTCCTTGAGGAGAGCATCGAGGACGGCATCCGAGATCTGGTCGCACATTTTATCGGGATGACCCTCCGAGACGGACTCGGAGGTGAACAGGAAATTCTTCAACGGCATTCGCGGTAGCTCCTTGGCAAGAGGTTGCGGGCGCGCCACGGCCGACAGTAATTCAACCTGGCAAACTGGGTCGCGGCACTGAGTTCGTTCAAGTCAGTTAGATTCAACGCATCGCAGCAGCGAAGTTCGCTGCTATGCGGGCGGCATTGCGGCTGTGGACGAATGATATAACTGACCGATTGGGCAGGGTCAAGGTCCATTAGCTGCTTCAAGGCGCACAAAAGCCAAAGCAGTTCATTCTTCGCCGAAGCGGTTTTCGAATAAGTCCTGCACCGCTTTTAGCGCTTCGCGAGCGTCGGCACCTTCGGTGCGCAGCTTCAGTTTCGAGCCAATCCCGGCGCCGAGCATGATAATCGAGGTGACGCTCTTGGCGTTGGTCATGGTTTTGCCGCGGCCGATCATCACTTGCGAGGAGAACTTTGAGGCGGTTTGCGCAAGGGTCGATGCTGCGCGCAGATGCAGCCCGAGCCGATTCTTCACCTCCACAGTCGCCTCCGCCACGTTCACGCCTTTACGATAAAGGTATCCGCGTGCGCGGTAAACGGGGCGGGCGGGCGATTCTCGCCGCATTATGCCGCGGGCACGATCGTGAGGCCGGTTACGCTACGAACCATTGCGTCCGTTAGGGGAGCGGCCGTCGTCGCCTTCGGTCGTCTTTATGATTTGCCCGGCGAACAAGTCGCGCAGCCGCGCCTCGATTGCGGGATCGCGCGTGGTCTTTTCGCGGCGCCGCCAACTGGTAAGCGGGATGACTGCCTTGGCCATATTGCGATGCCCGCCGGCGCTGCCGATATCGCCGAACAGAGTCTTTACCAGTTCACCGGCGTTGGCGCGGCCCATCCCATGATTGCGGACGCTGATGACGAGATTTTTGCCGAGCTTGCCGGCCACGGCGACCCACTCGACTCCTTCGAACTGGAGGCAGAAGTCGGCCATCTGCACAATCAGATCATCGCGTTCGACGCGGCCAAGATTAAGCACGATCAACTTGTCCTCGACCACCATCCGCTTCATCGCGCGGCCTAAAATCTGCGCGAAACTCAGCGGCAGTTCGGGCCGATCGATCTGGCGCATCAGATTGTAATTTGCCAGCGGCGTGAGATGCGTGAACGCCTGCAGGTCGTCCTCGGTGACGCGCCGCGAAAGCATCAGGGTGTCGCTGCGGATGCCGTAGAGCAGCGCGGTCGCGAGGCGTTCGCTGATGCGCTCATCGGCGGTCATCAGGTACTCGGTCATGATGGTGGCGGTGGCGCCGTAGCGAACACGGACATCCTCGAACGGCGCGTTGCCGGAGTCGTAACCGGGATGATGATCGATCACGATATCGGCGCGGGGAATTTTTTCGCCGAAGAACGGCGGCTGCACGTCGACCATCGCGATCTTGTCGAAGGTGTCGAGTTCTTCGGTGGTCGCCTGGGCGATCTCGATTTCGAGCAGATGCACCATCGTGCGGTTTTCGGGGCGGGTGACGGGAGTGAAGGAAAAGATCGGCGTGGTCTGCTTATTGCGCCCGAGCAGCGTGCGCAGCGCCATCGCGCTCGACATCGCGTCGGGGTCGGGATCGTCCTGGAGCAGAATCGCGACGCGATCACCCTCGCAGACCATCGCACGCAGTTCCTTGATTTTCTGTTTGGTAAAAGCTGGGTCCATTTAGGATTGGGATGAAGTTCTGCGCGGCCGAGGTCGAACTATCGGCGGATCAGATGCGGGTTGTCGGCGAAGCAGGCGGCGGTCGGAAATGACCGGCAACTATAGGGTTCGTCGGAATCGGCGAGAATCATCGGATTTCGGGGATTATCACAGCGCAAAGATCTGACGCAATGATGTATGATAGCAGGTTATATGGATCCGTCCGAATCTCATCCGACTAAATTCAACTGCGCGATTTGCCGGCGGCCGACGGCGGAATGGCTGATGCGCATCTTGGTCGAGGATATTGCCGGCTTTCGGCAGGAAGCGCTGATTTGCGCTAATTGCGCGGTCAAACTGCGCCTCGCGTCCGAAAAAATGCGCGACCTGCAAATCGATCCGTGGGTGCACGAGGCGGTGGCGGCCGTTTTGCGCGGCGATCAATCGGAACAGGAAAACGGCTAGCGATGGCGGGTGCGGGCAAAAACGAATCACAGGCGCCGGCGGTCTCAGGCGCGACGCTATGGCCGCGCGAGGAAGCGGAGCGGCTCCGCGAGCGGGTGTCGTCGTACGAGGCATCGCGGCCGGTGATTTTTCAAAGCGGCTTCGGACCGTCGGGATTGCCGCATCTCGGCACGATGTGCGAAATCCTGCGGCCGTCGTACGTGCGCCACGCATTCGGGAAGATCGAACCGTCGCGGCCGACGCGGCTGATCGTTTTCATCGACGACATGGACGGGCTCCGCAAAGTGCCGGAGAACGTGCCGCGCCGCGAAGAAATCGCGCAGCATCTCGGCCAGCCGGTGTCGAAGATTTCCGATCCGTTCGGATGCTGCGCCAGTTTTTCGGAGCACATGGTCGGCCTGCTGACAAAATTTCTGGAGCCGGTCGAAGTCGAGTACGAACTGATCCGGTCGTCGGAGATGTATTCGGCGGGACGCTTCGATGAGGCGCTCAAGCTGATCCTCGAAAAGCATCAGGCGATCACCGCGATCATCACGCCGACGCTGCGCGAGGAAAATCGCGCGGGATGGTCGCCGTTCATGCCGCTTTGTCCGCGCTGCGGGCAGGTAATCGAGCGCAGGGTGACGGCGTATCACGTCGAGCGCGCGGCGATCGAGTTCGTCTGCGAGAAGAGCGCGGGCGGCGTTGCCGGATGCGGCTTCAGCGGCGAGCAATCGGTGCTGGGCGGCAAAGCGAAGGTGCAGTGGAAAGTCGATTGGGCGCTCAGATGGTACGCGCTCGCAGTCGATTACGAACTTTACGGCAAGGACCTCACCGATTCGGCGCGCCTGTCGGGACAAATCCTGCGCGTGCTCGGCGGCAATCCGCCGCTGGGGTTTCCGTTCGAGATGTTTCTCGACGAAGAGGGGCGCAAGGTATCGAAGTCGATTGGGCGCGGCGTGACGGTCGAGCAATGGACGCGCTACGCGCCGATCGAAGTGCTGAAGATGTTCCTGCTGCAGAATCCGCGGCGCGCACGGAAATTGTTTCTCGGCTCGATTCCGCAATACGTCGATGAATTCCTCGGCGCGCTGCGCGAGCACGCCAACGCGGATGAAGCCGCGCAGAAAAGCTCGGCGCTCGAGTTCGTGCTACAGAAAAATACGCCGCGAAGATTCAACAGCGATCTCAGTTTCGGGATGATGATGAACCTGGTCGCGACGCTGGGAAGTTCGGATCGCGATTTCATCTGGAAATATCTGACCAGCTACGACACGGCGATCGCGGGCGACGCGGAGACCGAAGCGATGGCGCGCACTTTGATCGAGTGCACGCTGAATTTCTACGCGGATTTTATCGAGCCGACGAAGCAGGCATACGCGCCGACCGGCGTTGAGCGGGAGCAGTTGCAGAGCCTCGTCGAGTTTCTCGGAGAGCATCGGGACGCGAGCGCCGAGGAGATCGAGAAGAAGATTTATGATCTCGGGCGCGAGAATTACGACAAGCCGGGCAAGATTTTTCCGCTGATGTATCGATCGATCCTGGGGCAGGAGAGGGGCCCGCGCCTGGGCGCGTTTATCAGGCTCGCGACGCCGGCGCGCGTGCTCGAGTTGCTCGACGCCACGCTCGCCCGTTCCGCCTAGACGAATTCGGCGAAGACGGAGTCGGCCATTTCGAGGCCGCGATCGGTAAGCTTGATACGGCCGCGATCGAGCGTGAGCAATCCGTCGTTGAAGAGCGGAGTGGCGGTCGCGCCGAAGATACATTCGAAGTTGCGGCCGAAGCGATCATGGAAATCGCGGAGCGCAAAGCCGTCGCGGAGCCGCAGATTCAGGAACACGAACTCGCCCTGCGAACTGGTCTCATCGACGTTTTCGGAGCCAGCCTCGGCGAGGCCGCGCTCTTCGATCGCCGCGATGTAGCGCGCCGGGAATTTTTCATTCCACCATCGCCGTCCGCCTTGACCGTCGCGAGCATAGCTATGCGCGCCGGCGCCGATTCCGATGTAACTTTCGCCGCGCCAGTAAGCGAGATTGTGGCGCGCTTCGTGGCCGGGCGGCGCGTAATTCGAGATTTCGTACATCGGGTAGCCGCGGCGCGGAATTTCCTCGCGCACGGTCGCATACATCGCGGCCTGCTCGTCGGTCGGCAACTGCTTGATTCGTCCACGCTTCAAGTCGGTGAAAAAAGCGGTGCCTTCCTCGAAGGTCAGGTTGTAGGCGGAAATGTGATCGGGCTCGAGCCCGACGGCTGACTCGATATCGAACAAAATGTCGGCGACGGTCTGGCCGGGGACGGCGAAGATCAAGTCGAGGTTGAGGCGATCGAAGCCGGCGCGATGCGCCAGTTTGGCGGCCTCGCGCGTTTCGTCGGCGGTGTGGATGCGGCCGAGGAATTTCAGCGTGGCATCGTTGAACGATTGCGCGCCGAAGCTGATGCGATTGACGCCCGCCGCGCGCATCCCGCGCAATTTTTCAGCGTTGACGGTGCCGGGATTTGCTTCGAGCGTGATCTCTGCGCCGGAATCGATTCCGAAAATTCGCGCGGCTGCGTCGATAATCGCGCCGATTGATTTTGGATCGAACAGCGACGGAGTGCCGCCGCCAAAAAAGATCGTCTTGATGCGTTCGCCGGCAAACGGCGCCATCGCGGCGCGACGCTCGAGTTCAGCAATCAGCGTGGCGGTGTATTGATGCTCGGGCCACGACGCGGCGGCGTGCGAATTGAAATCGCAATACGGGCACTTGGACTGGCACCACGGAATATGGACGTAGAGTGAGAAGCTCACGCGAACATTGTAGCCGTCCGCGCGCGCTGCGGCATCAGCAGAAGAGGGGGTGCTACAACATGGTGGAGGCGGTCGTTATACTGCCGATCGCGAGAGCGGGACTTGTCTGAAATAGCCTCAAAACACACAAAAAACGCGGTTGCGTTATCCGATGGTTCGGAGATGGAAGCGTCGGCGATCGCGGACGCGCAAGCGCAAAACGAATCGGGCAACGCGAGCGGCGAGGCTGGCGGATCGACGGCAAATCGCGCGGGCACGATCGCGGGCGGCGTGCTGCTCAGCCGCATCGCAGGGCTGATTCGCGACAGCATTTTCGCGCACTACCTCGGCAACTCCGCGACCGCCGACGCGTTTAAGGCCGGCTTCCGCATCCCGAATATTTTGCAGAATCTGTTTGGCGAGGGCGTGCTGTCGGCGTCGTTCATCCCCGTGTACGGAAAATTGCTTGGCGAGGGCGATACCGAAACTGCCGACATGGTGGCATGGGGCGTCGGCGCGATTCTGACGCTTGGAGTTTCGGTGCTGGTCGCGCTCGGGGTGATGGTGACGCCGTATCTGATCGACGTGATCGCGCCGGGCTTCGAGGGCGACAAACGCGAGTTGACGATCCAGATCGTGCGCATCCTGTTTCCGGGCGCGGGCTTGCTGGTGATCTCGGCGTGGTTCCTCGGCGTGCTGAACAGTCATCACAAATTTTTTATTTCATACACGGCGCCGGTTGCGTGGAACGTCGCGATGATCGCGGCGCTCTTGTGGTACGGACCGCGGCGGTCGCAGGATGGGCTCGCGATCGCGATCTCGTGGGCGTCAGTGGTTGGCTCGGCGCTGCAAATCGCGGTGCAGGCGCCGGCGACGATGGCGCTGCTGAGCAAGCATCGGATCGATTTCGCGCGCGTCGCGGCGCCGCTGCGCGCGGTGTTTCGTAATCTGACGCCGGTCGTCGCGAGCCGCGGAGTCGTCAACCTGACGACCTACGTCGATAACGTGCTCTCGAGCTTGCTGCCGACCGGCGCGGTCGCAGCGCTCAACTACGGGCAGTTGCTCTACATGATGCCGATCAGTCTGTTCGGCTACTCGGTCGCGGCGTCGGAGTTGCCGGCGATGTCCCGCGCGGCGGGCGCGATGCCCGAGCAGATGAACGCGATTTTGCGCACGCGGCTGAACCACGGGCTGCGCCAGATTGCGTTCATGGTGATTCCGTCGTCGGCGGCGTTCCTGATTCTTGGCGACGTGATCGTCGCGCTGATTTACCAATCCGGCGCGTTCACGCACAGCGATTCAATTTACGTGTGGGGCGTGGTCGCGGGCTCGGGAATCGGACTGCTCGCCGCGACGATGGGGCGACTTTACAACTCCGCGTTCTACGCATTGTTCGATACGCGGACGCCGCTCAGGTTCGCGATGATTCGCGTCGCGCTGACGCTGGTGCTCGGTTACCTGTGCGCGATTCCGCTGCCGCACCTGATCGGCATCGCGCAAAAATGGGGAGTCGCGGGACTGACGGCGTCGGCGGGCGTCGCGGGATGGGTCGAGTTCGCGCTGCTGCGGGCCTCGTTGAACAAGCGGATCGGATGGACCGGGCTCGAGCAATCGTATCTCGCCAGGCTGTGGACGTTGTCGATCGGCGCCGCGATTCTCGCGTTCGGGTTGAAACTCCGAATCGCGGGACTCGGTCCGCGGATCGGCGGCCTCGCGATTCTTTCAGTGTACGGCGGAATCTATCTGCTGGGCGCGTGGATGATGAAAATGCCGGAACTGCGACTGATAGTCGCGCAGATCACGCGCCGGTTCGGGGCGCGCGCAAACGATCGATCACTGCGGTAGTGCTGCGCCCGTCGAGCATCGGCGCCAGCGCGACTCGTCCGCCGCGCGATTCGACGAACGCCTGGCCATCGACGGTTTTGCCGCGCCAATCATCGCCCTTGATCAAAACGTCGGGCTTGACGGCGCGAATGATCTTCTCCGCGCGGGCGTCGTCGAAAATCACGACGTAATCGACCGCCTCCATCGCCGCGAGGATGCGCGCGCGCTCACTCGACGGATAGATCGGTCGCGCGTCGCCTTTGATCGCGCGCACGCTGCGATCGCTGTTGAGGCCAACCACCAGCAAGTCGGCCTGCGCGCGCGCGAATGCGAGACTCTGCACGTGACCCGCATGCAGCAAATCGAAGCATCCGTTGGTAAACGCGATTCGGCGGCCAGCGCGACGCTCGCGCTCGAGCACGCTCTTGAGTTCGTCGAGCGACAGGATCTTATGCTCGTAGCTGCTGTGAACGGGGCTCAGCGCGCGGGCGAGATCGTCGCGCGTGATCACTTCGGTGCCGAGGCGCGTGACCTCGATGCTGGCGGCGAGATTCGCGATGCGCGCGGCGGATGAATAGCCGAGTCCGGCGATCGAGAACATCCCGAACACGCTCAGCACCACATCGCCGGCGCCGGTCACGTCGTACACGTCGCGCGGCGCGGTCGGCACGTAAGTGTCATGGCCGCCGCGTTCGGCGAGATACATGCCGTCGCGATCGAGCGTGATGAGACACGCTTCGAGGCCGAGTTTGCGGACCAGGGTCTCGGCGGCTTTGCGCCATTCGTCGCGATCGGTCAGATGCATCCCGGTTGCCAGTTCGGTTTCGAAGCGATTGGGCGTGAGCGCGGTGGCGCCGCGATAAATGGAAAAATCAGACGTGCGGCGCGGATCGACGATCACCGGGATGCCGCGTTTGCGACCGCCGTCGATCAGCGCGCGCAGCACGGCCGGCGTGAGCATCCCCTTGTCGATGTCGGAAATCAGCACGCCGTCGACGCGTTGCAATTCCGCCGCGATGCGCTTGATCAGTTCTCGTTCACGTACGGCGCTCAGCGGGCGCGGATCTTCTTCATCGACGCGCAGCAGTTGTTGCGTCCCGCGATGCGCTGCCTGCACGGAACCGAGCATCCGATCCTTGACAGTGGTGGGACGATCGGGATCGGTGAGCATCGCGCGCGTCGCGATTCCGAGAGCGGCAAAGATTTCGCGCAGCAGGCGGCCATTGCGATCGCTGCCGACGACGCTGAGCGCGGAAACGTCGGCGCCGAGCGCGCGCAAATTCGCCATCACGAAACCCGCGTTGCCCGGGCGCTCCTCGCGGCGCTGCACGCGCAAAATTGGAATCGGCGCCTCGGGCGAGATGCGCGAAACGTCGCCCCAGATGTACCGGTCGAGGATCACTTCGCCCGCGACCATCACGCGGAGCGGCTTGAGCGCGGGCAGAGTCGGGCGATCGGAATTGACATTCGCAGGTGAAGGCGGTTTGTGTCGGGCCATGATGCGAGATGATACAGCGCGGTCGGGGCAGCGTTAAATGCGCCCGCGGCCGTTCGCGAGCACGACACCAACTTTTGTCATTCTGAGCGAAGCGAAGAATCCCGGATCTTTTTTTTCCGTTGGGCACGATCCTGCACCCTCACCGCCTCGACGCTTCGCGCCTCGGCCGCCTCTCCCGCAAAAAAGCGGGCGAGGCAAAGAGGGGGCGAATCAGCGGATCGCGAAGCCGCCGTCAACGCAGATGGTCGCGCCGGTCACGAAGTCGGATGCGTGCGAGGCGAGAAAAATCGCGGCGCCGGCCATCTCCTCGGGCTTGCCGAAGCGCCCGGCGGGCGTGCGCGTGATGATTTCCTCGAAAAATTTGCCGGACTGCGCAGGCACTGTGAGGTCTGTATCGATCCATCCGGGGATGAGCGCGTTGACCTGGATATTGTGCGGCGCGAGTTCGATCGCGAGCGTTTTCGTCGCTTGCACGAGTCCGCCCTTGGCCGCGGCGTACGCGATTCCGCTTTGCGCGCCGAAAATCGAGTATTCGCTTGCGATGTTGATGATCTTGCCGCGCTGGTGTTGCGCCATCGATTGCGCCGCTATCTGCGAGAGGAAAAAGCACGAACTCAGATTGGTCTCGACGACGCGGTCCCAATCCTCGGCGCGGAACTTCATCGCGCCGCGCATCACGGCGATACCGGCGTTGTTCACGAGGATCGATACGGGGCCGAGTTTGCGCTCGACGTTTTCCATCGCGGGGCGGAGCTGATCGCGCTGGGTGACATCGAGCTTGAGTGCGATCGCCGGGACGCCGAGACGCTCGAGTTCGGCGAGCACGCCGCGATTCTTGTCTTCGTTGCGCGCGAGGATCGCCACCGCGGCGCCGGCTTCCGCGAATCCGAGCGCGATTCCGCGGCCGATTCCACCGTTGCCACCGGTGACGACAGCGACGTTTCCGCTCAAGTCGAACATTTTTGGCGCAGCCATGATTTCACCACCAACTCCGCGATAGAATCGAAAATCGAAATCGAAAACATATCAGCGAATGAAAAATCCGCCATCGACGAGAATATCGGCGCCGGTGACGAAGTTCGACGCCTGCGACGCGAGGAATATCGCCGCGCCCGCCATCTCGGACGGCTCGGCGAAACGGCCGGCGGGCGTGCGCGTGATCATCTCTTCCTTGATCGCGGCGTAGCGCGGATCGTTGCGAATCCAGTCGGTCATGTCGGTGGTGGTCCAGCCGGGCGCGAGCGAATTGACCTGGATATTGTGCGGCGCAAGCTCGATCGCGAGGCATCGCGTGAGCTGCAACAGGCCGCCCTTGCTCACGCCGTACGACGGATAAATCGGCGTGCCCTTGAAACCGCCGATGCTCGCGACGTTGATGATCTTGCCGGCGTGGCGCGGAATCATCGACTGGGCTGCGTATTTCGACAGCAGAAAGCACGACGTGAGATCGGTTTCGATCACCGAATCCCAGTCTTCTTCGGTGTGATCGAGCAGGCCCTTCAGCACGGCGAACGCGGCGTTGTTTACCAGGATGTCGAGCGGGCCAAGCTTGCGTTCGATATCGTCGAGGGCGGGCTTCAGGAGCTTGCGATTCGAAACGTCGAGCCGCGTCGCCATCGCGGACACGCCGATTTTCTGCAACTCCGCGAGCGTCGAGTCGTTGCGTTCCTGGTTGCGGCCGATGATCGCGACCGACGCGCCAGCCTCGGCCAGTCCGAGCGCGATCCCGCGCCCGATGCCGCCGTTGCCGCCCGTAACCAGGGCAACCTTACCGCTCAGATCGAACATTTTCGGATTGGGCATTCGAGATTCCTCCAAGGGGAAATCAGGCAAGCGTGCGCTGACGGCGGGCTCAGCAGATAGACAGTGCGTGCTGATGGCTTCTATATTGGGCTTTCGCGCCCGCCGCAACTTAAGCTCGCGAGCGGCGGCGACAATTCAAACACAGGAAAAAGAACAAATGGGATTACGGACGGCTGAGCAATACAAGAATTCGCTGCGCGATGGGCGCGCAGTGTTTTTTCGGGGCGAGAAAGTCGCCGATGTCACCGCGCATCCGGTGATCGGAATCGCGGTCGAGCACGCGGCGCTCGATTACCGCATGGCCGACGACCCGAAGTATCGCGAGCTGGCAGTGGTGAAAGAAGGCGGCGACGAATACAGCCGCTATTTTCATATCCCCAGAAACAGCGACGATTTGCTCAAGCGCAGCGCGCTGATCGCGGCCTCGACGCGCGAGGGCGCAACGCTGGTGGTTCTGATCAAGGAGATCGGAACCGACGCGCTGCTGGCGCTGAATATCATCGGCGAGCGGATGGCCGCGGCGGGCAAGCCTGAATACAAGGAACGAATTCACAACTACTATCGCAACTGCCGCGACAATGACTTGGCGATCGCGGTGGCGCAGACCGACGCGAAGGGCGATCGCGCGCTCGGGCCCACCCAGCAGGATCATCCGGATTATTACGTGCGCATCGTCGAGGAGCGGCCGGACGGGATCGTCGTGCGCGGCGCGAAGGTGCATACCAGCGTATCGACCAATACCAATGAAGTGATCGTGCTGCCGACGCGGGCGATGCGCGCGGAAGACAAGGCCTATGCGGTCGCGTTTGCGCTGCCGATCAACACGCCGGGCCTGAAACTGATCGCGTCACCGCACGGCTCGAGTCACAAAAACGAATTCGAGCATCCGCTGAGCGCGCGCCACAAGATGATGGAGACGCTGACGGTGTTCGACGACGTGTTCGTGCCGAAGGAGCGCGTGTTCCTGCAGGGCGAGATCGAGTTCGCAGGATTGCTCGCGCTGACGTTCGTGCGGTTCCATCGCTTCACCGCGGTATCGTACAAGCTGCCGTTGCTCGAACTGATGTGCGGTGCGGGCTTCGCAGTCGCGGAGGCCAACGGAATTTCGCGCGCGGGTCACGTGCGCGACAAGCTGACGCATCTGGCGGCGTATCACACCACGGTGCGCGGATTGATCGAGCATGCGGCGCGCACCTGCACCATCGAAGACGGCGTCGCGGTGCCGAATACGTTGCTGACCAACGTCGCGAAATATCACTTCGCGCACAACTATCATCAGGCGGTGCAAATCGTGCAGGACCTCGCGGGCGGCCTGCTCGTGACGGCGCCGGCGGCCGAAGATCTCACCAGCGAAGCGACCCGCGAGTATGTGCTGAAATACATGGGCGGCGCGAAGGGCTTCGATGCGGAGAAGCGGCTCCGATTGCTCAACCTGGTGAGCGATCTGACCTCGTCGGAATTTGGCGGATATCAGGAAGTGCTCGCGGTCCATGCCGAGGGCGGTTTCGAAGCGGAGAAATTACAGGCGTATCGCGAGTACGATTTCAAAACCGTCGCGGCCTACGCGCGCAAACTGGCGGGAGTTTAGGCGGCGCGGGCAACCGCACGATTGCGGGATT contains these protein-coding regions:
- a CDS encoding HPr family phosphocarrier protein, with the translated sequence MAEATVEVKNRLGLHLRAASTLAQTASKFSSQVMIGRGKTMTNAKSVTSIIMLGAGIGSKLKLRTEGADAREALKAVQDLFENRFGEE
- a CDS encoding bifunctional oligoribonuclease/PAP phosphatase NrnA; translated protein: MDPAFTKQKIKELRAMVCEGDRVAILLQDDPDPDAMSSAMALRTLLGRNKQTTPIFSFTPVTRPENRTMVHLLEIEIAQATTEELDTFDKIAMVDVQPPFFGEKIPRADIVIDHHPGYDSGNAPFEDVRVRYGATATIMTEYLMTADERISERLATALLYGIRSDTLMLSRRVTEDDLQAFTHLTPLANYNLMRQIDRPELPLSFAQILGRAMKRMVVEDKLIVLNLGRVERDDLIVQMADFCLQFEGVEWVAVAGKLGKNLVISVRNHGMGRANAGELVKTLFGDIGSAGGHRNMAKAVIPLTSWRRREKTTRDPAIEARLRDLFAGQIIKTTEGDDGRSPNGRNGS
- the lysS gene encoding lysine--tRNA ligase, producing the protein MAGAGKNESQAPAVSGATLWPREEAERLRERVSSYEASRPVIFQSGFGPSGLPHLGTMCEILRPSYVRHAFGKIEPSRPTRLIVFIDDMDGLRKVPENVPRREEIAQHLGQPVSKISDPFGCCASFSEHMVGLLTKFLEPVEVEYELIRSSEMYSAGRFDEALKLILEKHQAITAIITPTLREENRAGWSPFMPLCPRCGQVIERRVTAYHVERAAIEFVCEKSAGGVAGCGFSGEQSVLGGKAKVQWKVDWALRWYALAVDYELYGKDLTDSARLSGQILRVLGGNPPLGFPFEMFLDEEGRKVSKSIGRGVTVEQWTRYAPIEVLKMFLLQNPRRARKLFLGSIPQYVDEFLGALREHANADEAAQKSSALEFVLQKNTPRRFNSDLSFGMMMNLVATLGSSDRDFIWKYLTSYDTAIAGDAETEAMARTLIECTLNFYADFIEPTKQAYAPTGVEREQLQSLVEFLGEHRDASAEEIEKKIYDLGRENYDKPGKIFPLMYRSILGQERGPRLGAFIRLATPARVLELLDATLARSA
- the hemW gene encoding radical SAM family heme chaperone HemW, which translates into the protein MSFSLYVHIPWCQSKCPYCDFNSHAAASWPEHQYTATLIAELERRAAMAPFAGERIKTIFFGGGTPSLFDPKSIGAIIDAAARIFGIDSGAEITLEANPGTVNAEKLRGMRAAGVNRISFGAQSFNDATLKFLGRIHTADETREAAKLAHRAGFDRLNLDLIFAVPGQTVADILFDIESAVGLEPDHISAYNLTFEEGTAFFTDLKRGRIKQLPTDEQAAMYATVREEIPRRGYPMYEISNYAPPGHEARHNLAYWRGESYIGIGAGAHSYARDGQGGRRWWNEKFPARYIAAIEERGLAEAGSENVDETSSQGEFVFLNLRLRDGFALRDFHDRFGRNFECIFGATATPLFNDGLLTLDRGRIKLTDRGLEMADSVFAEFV
- the murJ gene encoding murein biosynthesis integral membrane protein MurJ, with protein sequence MEASAIADAQAQNESGNASGEAGGSTANRAGTIAGGVLLSRIAGLIRDSIFAHYLGNSATADAFKAGFRIPNILQNLFGEGVLSASFIPVYGKLLGEGDTETADMVAWGVGAILTLGVSVLVALGVMVTPYLIDVIAPGFEGDKRELTIQIVRILFPGAGLLVISAWFLGVLNSHHKFFISYTAPVAWNVAMIAALLWYGPRRSQDGLAIAISWASVVGSALQIAVQAPATMALLSKHRIDFARVAAPLRAVFRNLTPVVASRGVVNLTTYVDNVLSSLLPTGAVAALNYGQLLYMMPISLFGYSVAASELPAMSRAAGAMPEQMNAILRTRLNHGLRQIAFMVIPSSAAFLILGDVIVALIYQSGAFTHSDSIYVWGVVAGSGIGLLAATMGRLYNSAFYALFDTRTPLRFAMIRVALTLVLGYLCAIPLPHLIGIAQKWGVAGLTASAGVAGWVEFALLRASLNKRIGWTGLEQSYLARLWTLSIGAAILAFGLKLRIAGLGPRIGGLAILSVYGGIYLLGAWMMKMPELRLIVAQITRRFGARANDRSLR
- a CDS encoding bifunctional heptose 7-phosphate kinase/heptose 1-phosphate adenyltransferase produces the protein MARHKPPSPANVNSDRPTLPALKPLRVMVAGEVILDRYIWGDVSRISPEAPIPILRVQRREERPGNAGFVMANLRALGADVSALSVVGSDRNGRLLREIFAALGIATRAMLTDPDRPTTVKDRMLGSVQAAHRGTQQLLRVDEEDPRPLSAVRERELIKRIAAELQRVDGVLISDIDKGMLTPAVLRALIDGGRKRGIPVIVDPRRTSDFSIYRGATALTPNRFETELATGMHLTDRDEWRKAAETLVRKLGLEACLITLDRDGMYLAERGGHDTYVPTAPRDVYDVTGAGDVVLSVFGMFSIAGLGYSSAARIANLAASIEVTRLGTEVITRDDLARALSPVHSSYEHKILSLDELKSVLERERRAGRRIAFTNGCFDLLHAGHVQSLAFARAQADLLVVGLNSDRSVRAIKGDARPIYPSSERARILAAMEAVDYVVIFDDARAEKIIRAVKPDVLIKGDDWRGKTVDGQAFVESRGGRVALAPMLDGRSTTAVIDRLRAPRTGA
- a CDS encoding SDR family NAD(P)-dependent oxidoreductase, with protein sequence MAAPKMFDLSGNVAVVTGGNGGIGRGIALGFAEAGAAVAILARNEDKNRGVLAELERLGVPAIALKLDVTQRDQLRPAMENVERKLGPVSILVNNAGIAVMRGAMKFRAEDWDRVVETNLSSCFFLSQIAAQSMAQHQRGKIINIASEYSIFGAQSGIAYAAAKGGLVQATKTLAIELAPHNIQVNALIPGWIDTDLTVPAQSGKFFEEIITRTPAGRFGKPEEMAGAAIFLASHASDFVTGATICVDGGFAIR
- a CDS encoding SDR family NAD(P)-dependent oxidoreductase — translated: MPNPKMFDLSGKVALVTGGNGGIGRGIALGLAEAGASVAIIGRNQERNDSTLAELQKIGVSAMATRLDVSNRKLLKPALDDIERKLGPLDILVNNAAFAVLKGLLDHTEEDWDSVIETDLTSCFLLSKYAAQSMIPRHAGKIINVASIGGFKGTPIYPSYGVSKGGLLQLTRCLAIELAPHNIQVNSLAPGWTTTDMTDWIRNDPRYAAIKEEMITRTPAGRFAEPSEMAGAAIFLASQASNFVTGADILVDGGFFIR
- a CDS encoding 4-hydroxyphenylacetate 3-hydroxylase N-terminal domain-containing protein; this translates as MGLRTAEQYKNSLRDGRAVFFRGEKVADVTAHPVIGIAVEHAALDYRMADDPKYRELAVVKEGGDEYSRYFHIPRNSDDLLKRSALIAASTREGATLVVLIKEIGTDALLALNIIGERMAAAGKPEYKERIHNYYRNCRDNDLAIAVAQTDAKGDRALGPTQQDHPDYYVRIVEERPDGIVVRGAKVHTSVSTNTNEVIVLPTRAMRAEDKAYAVAFALPINTPGLKLIASPHGSSHKNEFEHPLSARHKMMETLTVFDDVFVPKERVFLQGEIEFAGLLALTFVRFHRFTAVSYKLPLLELMCGAGFAVAEANGISRAGHVRDKLTHLAAYHTTVRGLIEHAARTCTIEDGVAVPNTLLTNVAKYHFAHNYHQAVQIVQDLAGGLLVTAPAAEDLTSEATREYVLKYMGGAKGFDAEKRLRLLNLVSDLTSSEFGGYQEVLAVHAEGGFEAEKLQAYREYDFKTVAAYARKLAGV